One Colius striatus isolate bColStr4 chromosome 7, bColStr4.1.hap1, whole genome shotgun sequence DNA segment encodes these proteins:
- the SKOR1 gene encoding SKI family transcriptional corepressor 1: MEAIASQMGNGRDASSSPNSKQELQPYQGSNTLKPNQVGETSLYGVPIVSLVIDGQERLCLAQISNTLLKNYSYNEIHNRRVALGITCVQCTPVQLEILRRAGAMPISSRRCGMITKREAERLCKSFLGEHKPPKLPENFAFDVVHECAWGSRGSFIPARYNSSRAKCIKCSYCSMYFSPNKFIFHSHRTPDSKYTQPDAANFNSWRRHLKLSDKTATEELSHAWEDVKAMFNGGTRKRTFSLQGAAAGGPGAGSPAAKAALHPPPPAGPELAPAHKSLRCSGQEPAGERGALGLPSAHGGTAGGHGGAGAVRSYPVIPVPSKGFGMLQKLPPPLFPHPYGFPAAAFGLCPKKQEDALGGAGGGEAGKGGALPPGMFWGPPHPHPHQPAQPPHQPGAAKDAGVYPSFPVFWPAAGSLPVPPYPAQSQAKAAATAVVVAAAAAAAAAAAEPPGLSGRHGELEGSEPSGSGRSSATPQEGAGAEGERCPSALSRAAGEEERSGDEALLPPLPLPRKGSYLSAFRPVVKDAESIAKLYGTREAYGGAAPRGPGYLSPDFLSEGSSSYRSLSPGGDTAEEPEVDVESNRFPEDEEEEDAAAAAAAAAPHAEGREPPPPRLLAGPDEPPPDGPEEKAGEAALQEAVQPPDGSPERSSSRGAYEVYAPERGEQLQQLKSAASLGAPAAYLCTPEAKEQDKEDNHSAAEDLETRKSYQDQRNVSHPSPVNTDRGEDGLSMDVAGSQLVEKDIENLARDELQKLVLEQMELRKKLERDFQSLKDNFQDQMKRELAYREEMVQQLQIVRDTLCNELDQERKARYAIQQKLKEAHDALHHFSCKMLTPRHCTGNCSFKPPLLPQ, translated from the exons ATGGAGGCGATCGCCAGTCAGATGGGAAATGGGAGAGATGCAAGCTCCTCCCCAAATTCAAAGCAAGAGCTGCAGCCGTACCAGGGCTCCAATACCCTCAAGCCCAACCAAGTGGGTGAGACCTCTCTGTACGGCGTGCCCATCGTGTCCCTGGTCATCGACGGGCAGGAGCGGCTGTGCCTGGCGCAGATCTCCAACACGCTGCTCAAGAACTACAGCTACAATGAGATCCACAACCGGCGGGTGGCCCTGGGCATCACCTGCGTGCAGTGCACGCCGGTGCAGCTGGAGATCCTGCGGCGGGCCGGGGCCATGCCCATCTCCTCCCGCCGCTGCGGCATGATCACCAAGCGGGAGGCGGAGCGGCTCTGCAAGTCCTTCCTGGGCGAGCACAAGCCCCCTAAACTGCCCGAGAACTTCGCCTTCGACGTGGTGCACGAATGCGCCTGGGGCTCCCGGGGCAGCTTCATCCCGGCCCGCTACAACAGCTCCCGCGCCAAGTGCATCAAGTGCAGCTACTGCAGCATGTACTTCTCCCCCAACAAGTTCATCTTCCACTCCCACCGCACTCCGGACTCCAAGTACACGCAGCCCGACGCCGCCAACTTCAACTCCTGGCGCCGCCACCTCAAGCTCAGCGACAAGACGGCCACGGAGGAGCTGTCGCACGCCTGGGAGGATGTCAAGGCCATGTTTAACGGCGGCACCCGCAAGCGGACCTTCTCCCTGCAAGGGGCGGCCGCCGGCGGGCCCGGCGCCGGTTCCCCGGCCGCCAAGGCCGCGCTGcacccgccgccgcccgccggccCCGAGCTGGCCCCGGCGCACAAGAGCCTGCGCTGCAGCGGGCAGGAGCCGGCGGGCGAGCGCGGCGCGCTGGGGCTGCCGTCGGCGCACGGCGGCACGGCGGGCGGGcacggcggggcgggcgcggtgCGCAGCTACCCGGTGATCCCGGTGCCCAGCAAGGGCTTCGGGATGCTGCAGAAGCTGCCGCCGCCGCTCTTCCCCCACCCCTACGGCTTCCCCGCGGCCGCTTTCGGACTCTGCCCCAAGAAGCAGGAGGACGCGCTgggcggcgcggggggcggcgAGGCGGGCAAAGGCGGAGCGCTGCCCCCCGGCATGTTCTGGGGCCCCCCGCACCCCCACCCGCACCAACCGGCCCAGCCTCCCCACCAGCCCGGCGCCGCCAAGGACGCCGGCGTCTACCCCTCCTTCCCCGTGTTCTGGCCGGCCGCCGGCAGCCTGCCCGTGCCGCCCTACCCGGCGCAGAGCCAGGCCAAGGCGGCGGCCACGGCCGTGGTGgtggccgcggcggcggcggcggcggcggcggcggccgaaCCGCCGGGTCTGTCGGGCCGGCACGGCGAGCTGGAGGGCTCGGAGCCGTCGGGCAGCGGGAGGAGCAGCGCGACCCCCCAGGAGGGCGCCGGGGCGGAGGGCGAGCGCTGCCCCAGCGCCTTGTCGCGGGCTGCGGGCGAGGAGGAGCGCTCCGGGGACGAGGCGCTGCTCCCcccgctgcccctgcccaggaAGGGCAGCTACCTCTCCGCCTTCCGCCCGGTGGTGAAGGACGCCGAGAGCATCGCCAAGCTCTACGGCACCCGGGAGGCGTACGGCGGCGCGGCGCCCCGCGGGCCCGGCTACCTCTCCCCGGACTTCCTCAGCGAGGGCAGCTCCAGCTACCGCTCGCTCTCCCCCGGAGGGGACACGGCCGAGGAGCCCGAGGTGGACGTGGAGTCCAACCGCTTCCCTGAAGACGAGGAAGAGGAGgacgccgccgctgccgccgccgccgccgccccgcacGCCGAGGgccgggagccgccgccgccgcggctgTTGGCCGGGCCCGACGAACCGCCGCCCGACGGGCCCGAGGAGAAGGCGGGCGAAGCGGCGCTGCAGGAGGCTGTCCAGCCGCCCGACGGCAGCCCCGAgcggagcagcagcagaggcgcCTACGAG GTGTACGCGCCGGAGCGgggggagcagctgcagcagctgaagagcGCCGCGTCCCTCGGAGCCCCGGCCGCCTACCTGTGCACCCCCGAGGCGAAGG AGCAAGATAAAGAAGACAATCACTCCGCGGCAGAGGATTTAGAGACCAGAAAATCCTATCAGGACCAAAGGAATGtctctcatcccagccctgtAAATACCGACAGAG gagAAGACGGCCTCAGCATGGATGTCGCCGGGTCGCAGCTGGTGGAGAAGGACATCGAAAATTTGGCCCGAG ATGAGTTACAAAAACTGGTCCTAGAGCAaatggagctgaggaaaaaactGGAGAGGGACTTCCAGAGCCTGAAAG ATAACTTCCAGGACCAGATGAAGCGGGAGCTGGCGTACCGCGAggagatggtgcagcagctgcagattGTCCGGG ACACGCTGTGCAACGAGCTGGACCAGGAGAGGAAAGCGCGCTACGCCATCCAGCAGAAATTGAAAG AGGCCCACGACGCGCTGCATCACTTCTCCTGCAAAATGCTGACCCCGCGGCACTGCACGGGGAACTGCTCCTTCAAGCCGCCGCTGCTGCCCCAGTGA